The sequence below is a genomic window from Dermacentor albipictus isolate Rhodes 1998 colony chromosome 2, USDA_Dalb.pri_finalv2, whole genome shotgun sequence.
tcgcagaaaagccggtgtcgtcggcgtcgggtgtcggcgtcgttgaccgtgagcgataaatcacggcaggcgcttcataaataaaaagcaacttccaagattggcccggtgggaatcgaacccaggtctccggagtgtgagacggagacgctaccactcagccacgagttcgatgcttccaagcggtgcaaacgcgcctctagtgaatgcggtgttgccttcgaaacgagccgtggaaagttatactgcggtgtatatcggtaattatgaacatgtaacgtacagaagtcacaattacacgagttgcgaagtgcgtttccgctgcatttcttctgcgctttccgcacacgcagagccatcttgcggcaaacacagaagaccccctcctctcaatgtacggcgctgccccgacaggaggcgcgccgcgcgcgcattgggaccgctgccaggcgcgtcgcgggactccctctcccctgacgacgcttcgccgtgcttccggtttagattactatctatctctctgcccgtgccgatcacgacgtttggctggcgtagatcgtttcccctccgagacaccgagttctttggttcgtttcgttcgctcaggcgcacgtttcgttgccgcgcccaacgctgcgttgctcgacgctcaccgcgtgataggtgggcgctaagtccgatgcggggcgcatcgtaagtgattgctgtgccgtagcgcattgtcttataccccttggcgggtcgacgggaacgctgtcgcgtcccactcttgaaggcgaagcttaagcgtcctccaatttttcaagcgCTGCCGGTAGCTCGATACGAAGTGAAGCATGCAAAGGAGCCAGGAGAGAGCACGCGCTGGAAAGAGTGCGTTCgctctgaccttaagtttcgcgttGTTCGAGGGTAGTTCAGTGTTCAAAATTAATCGAAAAAAAGAGACCCGACAGCTATCATATCGATAGGCAGGGTGGGCAATGTTCAATTTCATCGCGGGTGATCGGGGCCGAGCGTAACCAAAAGATAGTCGGCTTCCCGAGGCACCTAATTATGGAAATTTGAAAGCAGATTTTCGGCTGCTGAAGCCTGTTTACTAAACTGCGTCAGCAAATGCACAAATAGACAgtagaaagaagcacacagaTCCAAACAAACTTCTCCATTGATATCACCTATTGGTCAATGGCAGTGGCATATGAGAATCTGCTATACTACGAGATAAAGTGCCCACAATGGAGTGAGGAGCAGCCCTCTGTTGAATGGATCAAGTGTGAGAAAGAGGTGACCTCGCGCTTCGCTTGCGATCTCCAAGCACCCCGCACGGCTGCAAAattttgctgagatattcacagcaACATATATTATCCGcggtgtgcgttttttttttttccgtcaagCCCGAGAGGTGGTTCAGGACCGCTTTAACTTAATCTCCttaacgccgaaaaaaaaaaacgtggcaacACGTGCTACGATTCACATTTCGTTTTAGGAAAACTTGTTGGCAACCCTTGTGAATAAAACCTCttcaattaaagaaattattGTGATTTCCAGACCTCATCAGCCGGAACATTTTCATGGAGTTCGCCCTCGATGCTGGCAAGCAGATGGGGGACTTCCTGCGTGGTCCAACGACCACCGTTACCTCTACGTTCAAAGGGATCGACCAAGAGGATGCGAAGAGAGTGATCAGCTGGGTGATCTCGAAACTTCAGTTTTGATATCTCTCTTTTGAGTTCTCTAGCAGGTACATATGCACTTCACTGCATGTTTCAGAAGTTTCAGAAGCATGGTGAGAATTCTATAGGTAATGTTTGCAAATACAGTTTATAACAGCTTTTGGGGAGAAACACTCACATATGTGCATTTTGCCTGAAATTGTTATATTAACTACAGATAAAGAAAGCTTGAGTGCGTGGAGGGTCAGTTATTCTAAACTTCTTTACAACTAAGCCTTGTAGTGGCTACGACTCTTCTGGCCATGCCACTTTTCAGGACAATCGCATCCAAAATCATGTTTCAGGGCACATGTTAGGCTGGTGGTGCCTTTGTGTAGCTTCGTTTCAATGTGCAAGGATGAGCCTTCATAGATAAAGCATTTTCTTCAATTATCACGCTACCATCTCGTGCTTTCTTCCTACAAAAGGATTTGTTAGTTTGATGTCAGGAAAAGTTCATGAAACATAAAAACCAGGGCTTCCTTGTATCATTATTTTCCATATTCCTGGTTCCCACAAAAACATGCATAGAGAAGATGCTGACACAGGTATTCCTTGCTGCCAAGAAATTGCTATTCGGAAACCATGATGCATTTAATACTTCCCTCTATCACAAATGTAGGAGACACCGACTATATGATTATACCCGTTACGCGCATAAAACTATTTACGAATGTAAATTTACATTTCTAGATACAAACGATGTATTTACAAATGGCAAACGCTCGTGGAGTGAGAATAGAGTCCTGCCAAAATAGGATAGGATATCTTTCTTCAATGGCGGGTATCCGCTGCGGGGGATTGGCCAGGatttggaggaggaggaaaactttttttgctctaattggttagaaattagcggtggcagatgtggtcggccgtcttcacggtcATCTTCCCCacctgcgcagggtcgacgcccctattccaagATTTGGATGGTATTAGGAAGATGCCGGTATTACAAAAACTGCTAAAGGTGTCATGTAGAAACGGGCGCCGTGTCAAGTTTTCGTAGTCTTTTGAGTATTGTCGTCGTTCCCTTCTTCACCTCAACGTAGGACAAGTTCAGTCGACGGAAAATGGGACCAAATTACCATGAGGGAAATTCGCCAAAACTGTACATCACGTTGCCGCTGATTCTAAACGTGCTTTTGATCTTCTTGCGATGCCAACAGACGAGTGCGGCCAAGCTGCCTGgcgtggtcagcatgggcaaTGGTGTTGCGGGCACAGACGCTCCTCGAAGCACGATCCGAGGAAAGCGAAGCGTCCAAGGTCAACGCAGGGTCGAGACCGGACAAAAGATAAaacggggaataaccggcagCTCCGCAGCGTGAGGAACTATAAGCGAACGTGCCCGTAACGGTAGTTTGGCAACACGTATTTTGGcggcatgtcggtgatggtccagTTCAATTACTCCTGCCAGTGACATCAGGAGGTTACGAAGGGATGAGCTGGAGCTTTGTAGAGCAAGACTGCACACTGTCGGCAATTACTTGGGAAAGCAAGGTAGAACCACGACCCCTGAGCTGTCATTGAGCGCCATGCACGGATATGATGTCGCCGAGGTGGAAATACGCGGCGTCACTCGCGCAGCTGGTGGGAAGCGCTCTGTCAATTGCGCAACGCGTCGTGTAATTCGTAGCCACAGTGACCCACCTGTTGCCGGACTTGGACTACGAAAATGACCCGAGAAAATTTAAACCCACTCGAAAAAATGGCTCAGCAGGAATGTCGTGGGGTTGAAGGTGCTCGGCAGGAAAtgtcgctgttctttttttgttgttgttgctgactGTGCTCGCACGCCGCAACGTATCGCTGTACAGGGCGAGCAAGGCTGGCGCAGGGGAAGTGACGCTGGACACGATTGTAGGTGCAAGCGACACCAAGATGGCCTGCAATTGGTGCGTCATGAATCTCGCGGAGAACGGCTGAACGAAGGCTTCGAGGGATGACACAGAAAAGGCAAGGAACGACAAAGTGAAAATTAAAGCGGAACAAAACGCCGTCCAGGAGGACGAACCACCCTATGTAGAAACTGCCGCTTGATGATCATCGGTGGGCAAATTCGtttgtggaagaaaaaaaattgcatttctaTCTGCTAGGCCACTCTATTCCTAGCTCATTAGAATCAAGTGTGCGAATACCGGCTTCCTTATTGAAAACACAACGGAGCACGCGTATTCTGCCCATTGTTCTCTACGCGTATATGATCGAGGCTTCGCCGCTCAGCCTCAAAAAGAAAGGTAAAGATAAGTGCACGCGCGTTTCGACGTTTCTGAGATATAATTGCGATTAAACTACGCGTAGTGGCACGTTATTAGTGGATTGGTTTTCCCTATCGTCAACAACTTGCGATGAGATTATGCGAGCACGAGTGGGGCACCCACACAGCAGGAGTCGTTTTGCATTGAAGACGGCCGTGACACTGATGTCACCGCATGGGCGTCTTGTTTGGCTCACTCCAGTGGATCTTCTGCAAAAGTCACCAGATGGATCTCTGGCGCTGTGATCGCTCAGCGACCACTGAAATATTGGATCGTGCATTGATTTGCGTAATCTTTATGCTAGTGGCTTCAAACTTTCTTGCGGCGCTAATTATTTCGTAATAGGACTTGCTGTGGGGCCAGCTTGTGCGTATACATTACACAGtgagcaggaaaaaaaataaagataacgcCCTTGTCCATCGCTGTACTTTCCTCTTTGTCTCTTTTTGCACATACTGTGTTAATTGTATTTGCTCTTCGTAAATGTATAAGCAATTCAAATTTTTAAACATAGAAAGCCGAGGAGTTTCTCTGATCGTGTATAATCATTCTGAATCCTTGTATccataagcaaataaataaataaatattgagaAGTATAGATTACCGAAGTCATCAATTGTTCTTAGAAAGAAGGCCGATGTTTAAGCAAAGCCGTGTACTAACCATCATGCTGCCTGAACACCCTTGGCTAgcagcccccgtagacactacAGTGCCAGATACCCTCTAGTAACCTTGTAGGCAATTTACGGGGCTCAGGGACCGTGCAGGTATGTCACTGGGATCATTGAAAGCGTTCGGGTTACTTCAGcggatattggcctcgagctccaccactggaaaagctggcgccaccgtcggcgtggcgtgctaggagggatcacgtggacatagcggccgcgtcggctgcttcgggagcgccgaagcgagctgaaaacgagtttaaattccttCGTACGCTGCGGtactcatttagtggcgaaattttcccgcttcgagtgcctcctttacaacgcttgaaagcactaccataggtagtggctgcctttgaaggcgcgcaacatggtaggctactgctcggtgccgcagggccgaacgcacgcaacggaggccggtgtcggccttattcacacgtagccgcaggacaagaagctgtgtgaagcttggctcgcgaaacataaaaccggcaaacagtcatcggctacaactcgggtatgcagcaagcacagacgcgaggaagatttctgctacggcgcccggtctgcgatgttcggaaaacgcgtactaagacgctcgcccgagtccgctgcccgactaatagacagttttagtactgcgtacgtagcgtacgcaacggcgttgcgtacgtaagatcgctgcgttctgcaaactgcgcatgtgcagaacgcaacacaaacgctacgagatgcgtacgcggccgctgcgtacgcacgcatccgattcttgcgtgcgtacgtagggagccttgcgtgctgctctcgtggttctcgttcgttcgggagagcgcgagacaagagtttcgaaaaatggcggtgtcgaaggcgaccagcggaagacTGTTCTTTTCCGTGGCGTACGACTTGGCTTTGCTGCGCGAAGTAAACGCGCAGAACCCTTTCCAGGATCCTGCAAAATGGGTATGTATAACAAAAAATATGAATtttgcttttacgaaagccttcagcgtgcgctgtttgcgcgaaaggctcgacctactCTTGGCGCAGTTCATCGGAAATGACCATGCCAGCCCCAGAAAGCAAGTGtttggtctttatttttctctatgtgaTTCGTGTGTCAtccgcattaaaagtagagtctcttaaaggcctaaatatagttcgacgaagcgggaacgcgcccacacgttacatcaccttagtcagatcaacagcgtctagtttggccgacggttcgatgtactggtggacacggccaatgcgctccgacgcgcccggcgtctaacgctcgccctcttacgtacgtaggcatttcgcagtactaaaagccccaacgcgacacgcgctcctacgttccgcaaagctcttgcgtgctgcgtacgtatcgtcatgacgcagtactaaaactgtctaatgtcatgacggtttcgtctatgaacttgtcgatgctatagatactggtaagttcagtggagtggaaaggcaacggtaagaagcaaattaaaaaaagcatggcatatggtcatgtttgcgttatgaattaatgcactggattacaaaaaaaaaggagcagcgggacatggcacgctgagaacaccgataaacatgcagtgcgacgcaactcgagaaataatattgaaaggtcaaataatttagaagaaaaaaagattgaatcgttgcgacggcacatcacagtccccgtaggcgtcgaagtctctacagtgaagttatttttgaacagctctgatagcacccacgcaacaatggttgcttgcatactgtcaaatgctcatattctgcggcctaaagctcatggcacggtgcgaaaacgcgcgcgcggagaaagcgaaacagtgcgcggacaagcatgcagacgcgcagtcggtcgctgcgaatctacgcgatcgctgcattgagctTTGTTCTATtaggctccatttagttatacaaacactataagaacatatttcacatacgaacttggggcggccacatacgagatgacgccgtacatcaaaccgctcccaggaacagtacgtggagtcgtgcacggcatcactgcgtgtacgacggagaaacgacttgcggaactgctggcagccaacaactgtggcatcctgcatgcgaggatgctcggcaaatccacctcagcagttatcaccttcgaaggtccgcacatccctttctatgtgaaggtggccggctcgtacacacgttgccgcccataccgcagatcggtacagtattgcaaggcctgcggagaaatcggccaccggcaggacgtatgccccaacccagacaaacacatttgcaacaggtgcggggtgcagaacccacaaacagatcatgattgccagttgcagtgcaaactatgtgggctgcctcacgagacggcaagcaaggagtgcgagaaaaggctcaagccaagacccccacccctgtacgtgagggagagaagtaaatcaagaggccgacaaccacctataacaagggagacaagttcaagctcctcggaatatcgaacaagtaagccacagcaagaacagcagaagatcagCTGGGCGGAAGTGATAGCC
It includes:
- the LOC135915465 gene encoding uncharacterized protein isoform X1, whose translation is MTEWATRRYPSVPCSPSSTGASNTRAPGSSLYSTMSNLQSTSLQCQIQKISRTTSRNPEGTWDGNARNPQPTLRPQTGADRSPPRCGIALRDLISRNIFMEFALDAGKQMGDFLRGPTTTVTSTFKGIDQEDAKRVISWGEQGWRRGSDAGHDCRCKRHQDGLQLVRHESRGERLNEGFEG